One window of the Rosa rugosa chromosome 3, drRosRugo1.1, whole genome shotgun sequence genome contains the following:
- the LOC133736159 gene encoding UDP-glucose flavonoid 3-O-glucosyltransferase 7-like, with product METKTDQQLHIFFLPFMAQGHTLPMIDIAKLFASRGVKSTLITTPVNAPLFSKAIQTSKSLGFKIELLVIKFPSTEVGLPEGIERTNCRKNQEQVEKYFKAITLLEQQVEPILDQHRPHCLVADSMFPWATDVAAEFGIPRIIFHGPGFFFLCASTTVMRYQPHREVLSDSESFVIPGLPDEIKMTKNKLAPFLTLDGESELIKLVKASREAEERSYGIIVNCYYELEADYVDHYRKALGKKSWHIGPVSLCETEKDKAERGREGSVDEVHECLNWLNSKKANSVVYICFGSLTNFGDCQLLEIALALQASRQQFIWVVKTEKNDKEEWLPEEFEQRVEGKGLIIRGWAPQLLILQHEAVGAFLTHCGWNSTLEGVCAGVPMITWPVNADQFYNEKLVTEILGIGVAIGVQKWEHVSVKSKASVKKETIEKALTGFMVGDEKEEIRSKVLVLRELARRAVEDGGSSFSDLTALIEELKSLGS from the coding sequence ATGGAAACCAAAACTGATCAGCAGCTTCACATTTTCTTCCTTCCCTTTATGGCTCAAGGCCACACTTTACCCATGATAGACATAGCCAAACTATTTGCTTCACGTGGTGTAAAATCCACCTTAATAACCACCCCTGTCAATGCACCACTTTTCTCCAAAGCAATCCAAACTAGCAAAAGTTTGGGTTTCAAAATCGAACTTCTTGTCATCAAATTTCCATCTACTGAAGTCGGGTTGCCTGAAGGAATTGAAAGAACTAACTGTCGTAAAAACCAAGAGCAGGTGGAAAAGTACTTCAAAGCCATTACCCTGCTTGAGCAACAGGTTGAGCCGATTTTAGACCAACATCGTCCTCACTGTCTTGTTGCAGACTCTATGTTTCCTTGGGCTACAGATGTTGCCGCCGAGTTTGGGATTCCAAGGATCATCTTTCATGGACCCgggttttttttcttgtgtGCTTCAACTACTGTGATGCGGTACCAACCTCACAGGGAGGTTTTATCTGATTCAGAATCATTTGTTATTCCTGGTCTCCCAGATGAGATCAAGATGACAAAAAACAAATTAGCTCCTTTTCTTACTCTAGATGGTGAGTCAGAACTCATCAAGTTGGTCAAAGCATCCAGAGAGGCCGAGGAAAGGAGCTACGGGATTATTGTAAACTGCTACTATGAACTTGAAGCTGATTATGTAGATCACTATAGGAAGGCGCTGGGGAAGAAGTCATGGCATATTGGCCCGGTTTCTTTATGCGAAACAGAAAAAGATAAAGCAGAGAGGGGAAGGGAAGGCTCAGTTGATGAAGTACATGAGTGCTTGAACTGGCTTAATTCTAAGAAAGCCAATTCTGTagtttatatatgttttggaAGCCTGACCAATTTTGGTGATTGTCAGCTCTTAGAAATTGCCTTGGCTCTTCAAGCTTCTCGACAGCAATTCATTTGGGTTGTGAAGACAGAAAAGAATGATAAAGAAGAGTGGTTGCCTGAAGAATTTGAGCAGAGAGTGGAAGGAAAGGGATTGATTATAAGAGGTTGGGCTCCCCAACTACTGATTCTACAACATGAAGCAGTTGGGGCCTTTCTCACTCATTGTGGGTGGAACTCAACCCTTGAAGGAGTGTGTGCTGGGGTGCCAATGATCACGTGGCCAGTAAACGCAGATCAGTTTTACAATGAGAAGTTGGTGACTGAGATACTTGGGATTGGAGTTGCTATTGGTGTTCAAAAGTGGGAGCATGTTAGTGTGAAAAGCAAAGCCAGTGTGAAGAAGGAGACCATAGAGAAGGCTTTGACTGGATTCATGGTCGGTGATGAAAAAGAGGAAATCAGAAGCAAAGTTCTTGTGCTCAGAGAGCTCGCAAGGAGGGCAGTTGAAGATGGTGGTTCATCGTTCTCGGATTTAACTGCTCTAATTGAAGAGTTGAAGTCTCTCGGGTCTTGA
- the LOC133736157 gene encoding UDP-glucose flavonoid 3-O-glucosyltransferase 7-like: METKTDQQLHIFFLPYMAHGHTLPLIDIAKLFASHGSKSTILTTPLNAPLISKSIQSSKSLGLEIDLLVIKFPSIEVGLPEGIESANLATTREMKEKLYKACTLLAPQVEQILEQYHPHCLVADSLYHWATDLAAKFGIPRLIFHGISFFALCASMSVILYQPHLKVSSDSESFVIPNLPDEIKTTRNQVPAFLNLNGKTELIKLVKASIEAEERSYGSIVNSFYELEPDYADHYRKVLGRKSWHIGPVSLCNKAETDKSERGRGGSVDEVHECMNWLNSKEPNTVVYICFGSLTIFNDCQLIEIALALEASQQQFIWVVRKENNDKEEWLPKEFEQRMEGKGLIIRGWAPQLLILEHEATGAFVTHCGWNSILEGVSAGVPMITWPVTGEQFYNEKLVTELLRIGVAVGAEKWATFEEESAKSEASVKREAIEKAVTEIMVGDEAEEMRSRAKALREMASRAVEEDGSSFSDLTALIEELKSLGS; encoded by the coding sequence ATGGAAACCAAAACAGATCAGCAGCTTCACATTTTCTTCCTTCCATACATGGCTCATGGCCACACTTTACCCCTCATAGACATAGCCAAACTATTCGCTTCCCATGGTTCCAAGTCCACCATCCTAACCACCCCTCTCAATGCACCACTCATCTCTAAATCAATCCAATCAAGCAAAAGTTTGGGTTTAGAAATTGACCTTCTTGTCATCAAATTTCCATCTATTGAGGTTGGGTTGCCTGAAGGAATTGAAAGTGCTAACTTGGCTACAACCCGAGAGATGAAGGAAAAGCTCTACAAAGCCTGCACCCTGCTTGCACCACAGGTAGAGCAGATTTTAGAACAATATCATCCTCACTGCCTTGTTGCAGACAGTTTATATCATTGGGCAACAGATCTTGCTGCCAAGTTTGGGATTCCAAGGCTCATCTTTCATGGAATTAGTTTTTTCGCCTTGTGTGCTTCAATGAGTGTGATACTCTACCAACCTCACTTGAAGGTTTCGTCTGATTCAGAATCTTTTGTTATTCCTAATCTTCCAGATGAGATCAAGACCACAAGAAACCAAGTACCAGCTTTTCTCAATCTAAATGGCAAAACAGAACTCATCAAGTTGGTCAAAGCATCTATAGAGGCTGAGGAAAGGAGCTATGGGAGTATTGTTAACAGCTTCTATGAACTTGAACCGGATTATGCAGATCATTATAGGAAAGTTTTGGGCAGGAAATCATGGCACATTGGCCCGGTTTCTCTATGCAACAAGGCAGAAACAGATAAATCAGAGAGGGGAAGGGGAGGATCTGTTGATGAAGTACATGAGTGCATGAATTGGCTTAATTCTAAGGAACCAAATACAGTTGTTTACATCTGTTTTGGAAGCCTCACCATTTTCAACGATTGTCAGCTCATAGAGATTGCCTTGGCTCTTGAGGCTTCTCAGCAGCAATTCATCTGGGTTGTGAGGAAggaaaataatgataaagaaGAGTGGTTGCCTAAAGAGTTTGAGCAGAGAATGGAAGGTAAGGGACTCATTATAAGAGGCTGGGCTCCCCAACTACTAATTCTTGAACATGAAGCAACTGGGGCCTTTGTCACTCATTGCGGGTGGAACTCGATCCTTGAAGGAGTTTCTGCTGGGGTTCCAATGATCACGTGGCCGGTGACCGGAGAGCAGTTTTACAATGAGAAGCTGGTGACTGAGTTACTTAGGATTGGGGTTGCTGTTGGTGCCGAAAAGTGGGCTACATTTGAGGAGGAAAGTGCGAAGAGCGAAGCCAGTGTGAAGAGGGAGGCCATAGAGAAGGCTGTGACTGAAATCATGGTGGGTGATGAAGCAGAGGAAATGAGAAGCAGAGCTAAAGCGCTTAGAGAGATGGCAAGCAGGGCTGTTGAAGAAGATGGTTCATCATTCTCCGATTTAACTGCTCTAATTGAAGAGTTAAAGTCCCTTGGGTCATGA
- the LOC133736158 gene encoding UDP-glucose flavonoid 3-O-glucosyltransferase 7-like — protein sequence METKTEQQLHIFFLPFMAQGHTLPLIDIAKLFASRGVKSTLITTLVNAPLFSKAIQTSKSLGFEIELLVIKFPSTEVGLPEGIERTNLRKKQEQADNYFRATNLLEQQVEPILDQHRPHCLVADSLFPWATDVAAKFGIPRIIFHGPGFFPLCASTSVMQYQPQREVSSDSESFVVPGLPDEIKMTKNKLAPFLTLDGESELIKVVTASQLANETSYGIIVNSFYELEPAYADHYRKVFGRKAWHIGPASLCETEKDKLQRGREGSVDEVHECLNWLNSKKPNSVVYICFGSLTNFSDCQLLEIALALEASRQQFIWVVKKENNDKEEWLPEGFEQRVEGNGLIIRGWAPQLLILQHEAVGAFLTHCGWNSTLEAVCAGIPMITWPVSADQFYNEKLVTQILGIGVAVGVEKWEDDSVKGEANMKKGTIEKAVTEFMVSHEKEEMRSKILELRDLARRAVEEGGSSFLDLTALIEELKSLRF from the coding sequence ATGGAAACCAAAACTGAGCAGCAGCTTCACATTTTCTTCCTTCCCTTTATGGCTCAAGGCCACACTTTACCCCTTATAGACATAGCCAAACTATTTGCTTCACGTGGTGTAAAATCCACCTTAATAACCACCCTCGTCAATGCACCACTTTTCTCCAAAGCAATCCAAACTAGCAAAAGTTTGGGTTTCGAAATCGAACTTCTTGTCATCAAATTCCCATCTACTGAAGTCGGGTTGCCTGAAGGAATTGAAAGAACTAACTTGCGTAAAAAGCAAGAGCAGGCGGATAATTACTTCAGAGCCACCAATCTGCTTGAGCAACAGGTTGAGCCAATTTTAGACCAACATCGTCCTCACTGTCTTGTTGCAGACTCTCTGTTTCCTTGGGCTACAGATGTTGCTGCCAAGTTTGGGATTCCAAGGATCATCTTTCATGGACCCGGTTTTTTCCCCTTGTGTGCTTCAACTAGTGTGATGCAGTACCAACCTCAGAGGGAGGTTTCATCTGATTCAGAATCTTTTGTTGTTCCTGGTCTCCCAGATGAGATCAAGATGACAAAAAACAAACTAGCTCCTTTTCTTACTTTAGATGGTGAGTCAGAACTCATCAAAGTGGTCACAGCATCCCAATTGGCTAATGAAACAAGCTATGGGATTATAGTTAACAGCTTCTATGAACTTGAACCAGCTTATGCAGATCATTATAGGAAGGTGTTTGGCAGGAAAGCATGGCATATAGGCCCAGCTTCTTTATGCGAGACAGAAAAAGATAAATTACAGAGGGGAAGGGAAGGCTCGGTTGATGAAGTTCACGAGTGTTTGAACTGGCTTAATTCTAAGAAACCCAATTCTGTtgtttatatatgttttggaAGCCTGACCAATTTCAGTGATTGTCAGCTCTTAGAAATCGCCTTGGCTCTTGAAGCTTCTCGACAGCAATTCATTTGGGTtgtgaagaaagaaaataatgataaagaaGAGTGGCTGCCTGAAGGATTTGAGCAGAGAGTGGAGGGAAATGGATTGATTATAAGAGGTTGGGCTCCCCAACTACTGATTCTTCAACATGAAGCAGTTGGGGCCTTTCTCACTCATTGTGGGTGGAACTCAACCCTTGAAGCAGTGTGTGCTGGGATCCCAATGATCACATGGCCAGTGTCCGCAGATCAGTTTTACAATGAGAAATTGGTGACTCAGATATTAGGGATTGGGGTTGCTGTTGGTGTTGAAAAATGGGAGGATGATAGTGTGAAGGGTGAAGCCAATATGAAGAAGGGGACCATAGAGAAGGCCGTGACTGAATTCATGGTCAGTCATGAAAAAGAGGAAATGAGAAGCAAAATTCTTGAACTCAGAGACCTCGCAAGGAGGGCAGTTGAAGAAGGTGGTTCATCGTTCTTGGATTTAACTGCTCTAATTGAAGAGTTGAAGTCTCTCAGGTTTTGA